In a genomic window of Desulfovibrio inopinatus DSM 10711:
- a CDS encoding universal stress protein has translation MVTLKKILCAVDFSDHSPHVAEYAKTLAKCDDAEILCLYVAPSLSEYLGFHVPPSSIEDFVGEIVSGADKTMNEFLEEHFAGNNVKGKVITGYAAEEILNAAEEENCDMIVMGTHGRKGIDLILFGSVAEKVVKGASCPVLTVHPASKKG, from the coding sequence ATGGTCACTCTCAAGAAAATTCTGTGTGCCGTTGATTTTTCTGATCATAGTCCGCATGTGGCTGAATATGCGAAAACACTTGCCAAATGCGACGACGCTGAAATTCTTTGTCTGTATGTTGCTCCATCGCTTAGTGAATACCTCGGTTTCCATGTTCCCCCCAGTTCCATTGAAGACTTTGTCGGTGAAATTGTTTCCGGCGCCGACAAAACCATGAATGAATTCCTTGAAGAACATTTTGCCGGAAACAATGTGAAAGGCAAAGTTATCACCGGATACGCTGCGGAAGAGATCTTGAATGCAGCGGAAGAAGAAAATTGTGACATGATTGTTATGGGAACACATGGCAGAAAGGGTATCGATCTCATCTTGTTCGGTTCGGTTGCGGAAAAAGTTGTCAAAGGCGCATCCTGCCCCGTTCTGACTGTACACCCGGCAAGCAAGAAAGGATAA
- the purE gene encoding 5-(carboxyamino)imidazole ribonucleotide mutase, protein MAKVAIFMGSISDEPIMRPCSDVLKELDIEHVFTVTSAHRTPERTEKLVSDLEADGCQVFICAAGMAAHLAGAVAARTTKPVIGVPIAASALGGMDALLATVQMPPGFPVGTVALDKAGAKNAAWMAVQILALNDPELTKKLADERQKLKDAVIKSAEELTA, encoded by the coding sequence ATGGCCAAAGTTGCGATTTTTATGGGGAGCATTTCGGACGAGCCGATTATGCGTCCATGTTCAGATGTCTTGAAAGAACTCGACATTGAGCACGTATTTACGGTGACATCCGCCCATCGTACGCCTGAACGTACCGAAAAACTTGTGTCTGATCTTGAAGCAGACGGGTGTCAGGTGTTCATTTGTGCGGCTGGCATGGCTGCTCATTTGGCTGGAGCCGTTGCAGCCAGGACAACCAAGCCCGTTATCGGCGTTCCCATCGCGGCTTCGGCATTAGGCGGTATGGATGCGCTGTTAGCTACAGTCCAGATGCCTCCCGGGTTTCCTGTTGGCACTGTGGCTCTCGACAAAGCTGGTGCAAAAAATGCCGCATGGATGGCTGTGCAAATCTTGGCGCTCAATGATCCTGAACTCACGAAAAAGCTGGCTGATGAGCGTCAAAAGCTCAAAGATGCTGTGATAAAGTCGGCTGAAGAGCTTACGGCGTAA
- the purD gene encoding phosphoribosylamine--glycine ligase has translation MKILIVGAGGREHALAWKLSQSPLVDELFIAPGNGGTVLEGTNVAIKDDDLPGIVALAQEKQVDLVVPGPELPLVLGLQNALEAHNIACFGPSAYAAQLEGSKAFSKTIMREAGVPTADFAVFDEFEDAKNYLERQTFPIVVKADGLAAGKGVVVAHTKEEALDALQSMMIDKAFGMAGKRVVIEEALVGEEASFLAFCDGEHCVPMTACQDHKAVGEGDTGPNTGGMGAYCPAPILPESEYAKTTDLVIKPILEALKKRGAPFQGILYAGLMMTADGPKVLEYNARFGDPECQPLLMRLESDLAEIMLACCQGRLHEVEVKWTPQTALCVVMAAKGYPGSYSKGMAISGIDTAEKLDGVKVFQAGTTVAEAGTVTSGGRVLGVTALGDNLADAKKQAYQAVDLVSFENGFYRRDIGDKGLAR, from the coding sequence ATGAAAATATTGATCGTCGGAGCCGGAGGCCGGGAACATGCCCTGGCTTGGAAACTTTCCCAAAGTCCGTTGGTGGATGAGCTGTTCATCGCTCCCGGAAACGGGGGGACGGTGCTGGAAGGGACGAACGTGGCTATAAAAGATGATGACCTGCCCGGCATTGTCGCATTGGCCCAGGAAAAGCAGGTTGATCTTGTCGTCCCTGGTCCGGAGTTACCGTTGGTGCTGGGACTGCAAAACGCCTTAGAGGCGCATAATATAGCCTGTTTCGGGCCGAGTGCTTACGCGGCTCAACTTGAAGGGTCAAAGGCCTTTTCCAAGACGATCATGCGTGAAGCGGGTGTCCCCACGGCGGATTTTGCTGTTTTTGATGAATTCGAGGATGCAAAAAATTACCTTGAAAGGCAGACTTTTCCGATTGTTGTCAAAGCTGACGGTTTGGCTGCAGGCAAGGGCGTTGTCGTTGCACATACCAAAGAGGAAGCTTTGGATGCATTGCAATCGATGATGATCGATAAAGCTTTCGGCATGGCAGGCAAGCGTGTAGTCATTGAAGAAGCATTGGTCGGTGAAGAGGCATCATTTCTTGCCTTTTGTGATGGCGAACATTGCGTTCCCATGACCGCCTGCCAAGACCATAAGGCCGTTGGTGAAGGTGATACCGGCCCGAACACGGGAGGTATGGGAGCATATTGCCCAGCCCCCATTTTGCCGGAATCAGAATACGCCAAGACGACTGATCTCGTCATCAAACCGATTTTGGAAGCGCTGAAAAAGCGTGGAGCGCCTTTTCAAGGTATCCTGTACGCCGGTCTCATGATGACGGCCGATGGTCCGAAGGTGCTTGAATATAACGCGCGCTTCGGCGATCCGGAATGCCAGCCGCTTTTGATGCGTTTGGAGTCGGATTTGGCCGAAATTATGCTTGCCTGCTGTCAGGGACGTCTGCATGAGGTGGAAGTGAAGTGGACGCCGCAAACGGCATTGTGCGTCGTCATGGCGGCAAAGGGATATCCGGGATCATACTCCAAGGGGATGGCTATCTCCGGTATTGACACGGCAGAAAAGCTCGATGGAGTGAAGGTTTTTCAGGCCGGGACAACGGTCGCGGAGGCCGGAACGGTAACATCGGGGGGCCGTGTTCTGGGAGTAACGGCTTTAGGTGACAATCTTGCTGATGCGAAAAAACAGGCCTACCAGGCAGTTGACCTGGTGTCGTTTGAAAACGGTTTTTATCGTCGTGATATCGGCGACAAAGGGCTTGCGAGGTAA
- the hisC gene encoding histidinol-phosphate transaminase, whose protein sequence is MDMNRLLRPEVAAFTPYVPGLSIDEIKEKYGLDTVIKMASNENPLGTSPLAQKAIKEKAAFGFRYPQSGNPHLNKAIESTFALSAGSVVTGNGSDEIIDLLYRVVCRPGQDNAVAFSPCFSMYELQAKLCGVELRQTSLAADFSFDFATLLSLVDDNTRLVFVTNPDNPSGYAVKADTLIELAKSLPENCLLVVDEAYADFTDPEEDYSLLPQLDSLQNVVVLRTFSKLYGLAGLRIGFGAMPSWLHSAMMRVKLPFSVNILAEAAAIAALEDVHFRRATRECVLTGRVDLQNRLADLGCTPLSSQANFVMFKAPDDAPDTKTIHEALLHRGIIIRPLASYGLPEHMRVSVGTAEENNAFIQALALTLKVNG, encoded by the coding sequence ATGGATATGAATCGTCTTTTGCGGCCCGAAGTTGCCGCATTCACCCCCTATGTTCCAGGCCTCTCCATTGATGAGATCAAGGAAAAATACGGTCTGGATACAGTCATTAAAATGGCCAGCAACGAAAACCCGTTGGGAACGTCGCCCCTGGCCCAAAAAGCAATTAAGGAAAAAGCTGCATTCGGTTTTCGCTATCCGCAATCCGGCAACCCCCATCTCAATAAAGCTATCGAAAGCACGTTCGCACTTTCAGCCGGGTCGGTTGTAACCGGAAACGGTTCTGACGAAATCATTGATTTGCTCTATCGCGTCGTGTGTCGTCCGGGACAAGACAATGCGGTTGCGTTTTCACCCTGCTTTTCAATGTACGAGCTGCAAGCCAAGCTTTGTGGAGTCGAACTGCGACAAACCAGCCTTGCTGCTGATTTTTCTTTTGACTTCGCAACGCTGCTTTCTCTGGTAGACGACAATACTCGGCTTGTGTTCGTCACGAACCCGGACAACCCTTCGGGATATGCGGTGAAAGCCGATACTTTGATTGAGCTTGCCAAAAGTCTTCCCGAAAACTGTCTCCTTGTCGTCGATGAGGCCTATGCCGATTTTACCGACCCTGAAGAAGACTATTCCCTTCTTCCCCAACTTGATTCTCTGCAGAACGTTGTCGTACTGCGCACGTTCTCCAAGCTCTATGGCCTTGCTGGCTTACGTATCGGCTTTGGAGCAATGCCAAGCTGGCTCCATAGCGCCATGATGCGGGTTAAACTCCCCTTCAGCGTGAATATTCTCGCAGAAGCGGCAGCTATTGCAGCGCTTGAAGACGTTCACTTTCGTCGTGCTACACGGGAATGTGTCCTTACCGGCAGGGTGGATTTGCAAAACCGACTTGCCGACCTCGGCTGTACACCGCTGTCTTCCCAAGCGAATTTTGTTATGTTCAAAGCGCCGGACGATGCTCCCGACACAAAAACCATTCACGAGGCTCTCTTACATCGCGGCATCATCATCCGCCCCCTCGCCAGCTATGGTCTTCCCGAGCACATGCGAGTCAGTGTCGGAACAGCCGAAGAAAATAACGCTTTCATCCAGGCGTTGGCATTGACTCTCAAAGTGAACGGATAA
- a CDS encoding ABC transporter permease, translating into MTFHTHDIGPWQLGLGLIFVLMAAGTSFAKSLGLERDIAIGTVRTFAQLFLMGFVLSFLFAHQSIGFVLGLFIIMVIFAARIVKGRVKEKDVSFTMPVFWSMFLGYALVAVMVTGLVVQAKPWWRAEYFIPLGGMVVGNSMTALAICLERFFSDIRTKRDIIEMKLALGASMAEASDDIVRDALRSGMIPSINSMMGVGVVFIPGMMSGQILAGADPMIAIRYQIVVMLMLVGSCALTCILVIHLIRRRTFGKGQYLCLRP; encoded by the coding sequence ATGACCTTTCACACTCATGACATTGGTCCTTGGCAACTGGGCCTTGGACTGATTTTCGTCCTCATGGCCGCAGGGACATCTTTTGCTAAATCCCTTGGTTTGGAACGCGACATTGCCATAGGTACCGTTCGGACTTTTGCCCAACTTTTTCTCATGGGATTTGTCCTTTCATTTCTCTTTGCGCACCAATCGATCGGCTTTGTCCTCGGACTTTTCATCATTATGGTGATCTTCGCTGCCCGTATCGTCAAGGGGCGTGTCAAAGAAAAAGATGTCTCCTTCACCATGCCCGTCTTTTGGTCCATGTTTTTGGGCTACGCCCTCGTTGCCGTCATGGTCACGGGACTTGTTGTTCAAGCGAAGCCGTGGTGGCGGGCTGAATACTTTATCCCACTCGGTGGTATGGTCGTAGGAAACTCCATGACAGCACTGGCCATCTGTCTCGAACGTTTTTTCTCCGATATACGGACCAAGCGTGATATCATTGAAATGAAGCTTGCTCTGGGCGCAAGTATGGCCGAAGCGAGCGATGATATCGTCCGGGATGCCTTACGCTCCGGGATGATCCCCTCAATCAATTCCATGATGGGAGTCGGTGTTGTGTTTATCCCCGGCATGATGTCGGGCCAAATTCTGGCGGGTGCCGATCCCATGATTGCCATTCGCTATCAAATCGTTGTGATGCTCATGCTTGTGGGATCATGCGCTTTAACCTGTATCCTCGTCATCCATCTCATCCGACGTCGTACATTCGGCAAGGGGCAGTATCTCTGTCTTCGCCCATAA
- a CDS encoding DedA family protein, producing the protein MISHLMDIVFHLDTYVATLAQGNVHMLYLLLFVVVFSETGLVVATALPSDTVLFACAALSAQGILSLGILFPLFVVAAFLGDTANYGIGYFVGERWFRTGKVPFVSSDQLRTAEGFYEKHGGLAIVGARFVPVLRALAPLTAAIALMPLSRFLFYNAVGKIPWAALYLAGGYFLGRSELAQQHFGLVVFAAMGAPFCIVLIRVSWSYWKKRGRKTADGMRQ; encoded by the coding sequence ATGATATCGCATTTGATGGACATTGTTTTTCATCTTGATACATATGTGGCTACGCTTGCCCAAGGCAATGTCCATATGTTGTATTTGCTTTTATTTGTTGTTGTTTTTTCTGAAACCGGACTTGTTGTCGCAACGGCTTTACCGAGTGATACCGTTCTCTTTGCATGTGCCGCTCTGTCTGCTCAAGGGATACTGTCCCTCGGAATTCTGTTCCCGCTTTTTGTCGTGGCTGCATTTTTGGGTGACACGGCTAATTATGGGATTGGATATTTTGTCGGGGAACGGTGGTTTCGTACGGGAAAAGTGCCATTTGTTTCGTCTGATCAATTGCGGACAGCCGAAGGGTTCTATGAGAAACATGGCGGACTGGCTATTGTCGGAGCTCGCTTTGTGCCGGTGCTGAGAGCACTGGCTCCTCTTACTGCGGCCATTGCGCTTATGCCGTTGTCTCGATTTCTTTTCTATAATGCCGTTGGTAAAATCCCCTGGGCTGCCCTCTATCTTGCTGGCGGCTATTTCCTTGGCCGGAGCGAGCTGGCGCAACAACATTTCGGACTTGTTGTGTTTGCCGCAATGGGGGCACCGTTTTGTATTGTTTTGATTCGGGTGAGTTGGTCATATTGGAAAAAACGAGGACGCAAAACGGCTGATGGAATGAGACAATGA
- a CDS encoding ABC transporter ATP-binding protein, which produces MPPLFEIRHVEYAPRPEKPIFRDLTLTLDEATFTMVKGPSGSGKSSLLRLLCRLDDPSAGHIFFKGQDIRELAPPDLRRRVALLQQTPVVLAGSVCKNLLYPFSLKANAHIPIPDEMTLEAHLREVLLETVDLTDPAPTLSVGQKQRLCFVRALLLAPEVLLLDEPTSALDAKSKEIVETMAQRLVLERGLAVLFVTHDTSFTPQRVAPKTLLIDNGVAKEIT; this is translated from the coding sequence ATGCCCCCTCTCTTCGAAATACGCCATGTTGAATATGCGCCAAGGCCGGAAAAACCAATTTTCCGAGACCTCACCCTCACGCTCGATGAAGCCACGTTTACGATGGTCAAAGGCCCATCCGGCAGTGGAAAATCGAGCCTTCTCCGGCTTCTCTGCCGTCTTGATGACCCATCAGCAGGACACATTTTTTTCAAAGGACAAGACATTCGTGAACTTGCTCCTCCGGATTTGCGCCGACGGGTAGCTTTACTCCAACAAACTCCAGTTGTGCTCGCCGGGAGTGTTTGTAAAAATCTTCTCTATCCATTCAGCCTCAAAGCCAATGCGCACATCCCCATACCTGATGAAATGACCCTTGAAGCCCATCTCCGCGAGGTTCTCTTGGAAACGGTTGACTTAACAGATCCTGCTCCAACGCTTTCCGTTGGCCAAAAACAACGTCTGTGCTTTGTTCGTGCCTTGTTACTCGCCCCAGAGGTATTGCTTCTGGATGAGCCGACAAGCGCCCTCGATGCAAAAAGCAAAGAAATCGTGGAAACGATGGCACAACGCCTCGTTCTTGAACGCGGCCTGGCGGTTCTATTTGTAACCCATGATACATCGTTTACACCACAGCGTGTTGCCCCCAAAACACTCCTCATTGACAATGGGGTAGCCAAGGAGATCACATGA
- a CDS encoding class I adenylate cyclase gives MHTSSPFPMLFASLRSILMQSRGTGLAVSPPLLEQASAFLEQLPHDDDIAVGYRAELAFILSEVMTLTADFNLLKRSFFLLTDLGVLGERLCLFFLMKNAISIKHAMTLLEELEPEKKLLMVNGVFSLVRDVDPLLLSWAESTLESMIHEDPEELLVFMERLTERREPAVSSVIQNELASGRMGVWLQQLLALDLDEEQTLFMAKTASRLRSATLAGLLSVRAQRCQSTATQAQIMRLITEDDETLCPRVITGARQFVNRAEPETMLVGLEVLIRNKSEEAATYFVQAYTEMPQIRRQLCAMTAHFSANLFGQVVPLLPKTLLPSFLFFCLYLASLVDGEFFETHCNTYQENAKSEEEKEAISRVQEGYSAYYQSLSSQRRLFRERNRQIHDERVDMAVGELGKDIGSFVLLLKEAAAKLTAKEPKKQKRSCLLGEPGTTITKVRETHTVCSGQTIQGLKLETTTIKHTDLGASRVQSVTFRNCLLDNIDFTKASLTNVRFVNCTLIYCRFRQVRMEKVVFDECTLKGVTFGEAESTGLAMRHCILEECDFYGAWCHEPIFLGCQCSVSAFGLSAWSHGVFDALTFTDCLFEKTLLETMRVQNCRVLACIFLGVRFFNLDTNSAVFERQVVSTVTRLFAAAANTSSPKPHDVLRQKSGMRFVLKLLSQWFFERDMRRRKTRYLEMNARRLEWAAQKMGDRKAAFLSMLPGLLSFGGVQEGRDILSGPACRITGWRPSLETRKQLIEFYGAQAVKTGEAATRESTMELAAIYTIGSIGTIAQTEASDLDIWICFESDQVEADALGSFRRKVLTLEAIAAETFSLEVHFFLMDLQKVRENDFGFSDEESCGSTQSLLLKEEFYRTGVHVAGRYPAWWLVPPGADERLQQRTWDRIQASPTLRSQTLVDLGGLRPIPKAEFFGAALWQIVKSLKSPFKSALKFGLLEKYYMGEDTTVFLCDKIKENIFSGSRDVWDIDAYAMLFREVDRFYSKTAQAEAKRLMQLAFIQKNGWTGRRDGQQGKPGANGSAFIEYFFPASEVPIASELMAETGRVADAQKGIRFTTLLATGNQIASYLFSTYERLLQYRDSKARELHINDQDLTRVGRTIISAFEKKPNKVMRVPFVNPPRAFLEGLKFNGVHVGNTASWSVDGECAGSGKKEASEEFRRDGNLVRLALWLVVNDIYSPRLYVHGKNILAPVSLPDIQELLETLRRFFPIDEVLHPALGESSRSERVTRVLVIYNFFAPREDKTICDAVIVFSTNWGEIFCRVDPQNIDDLEKAPLAFLDKNLDRPLGPDAMLDAVCPAKSMCPRVNIALFA, from the coding sequence ATGCACACATCGTCTCCTTTTCCCATGTTGTTTGCTTCGTTACGAAGTATTCTGATGCAGTCTCGTGGTACGGGGTTAGCCGTGTCACCTCCATTGCTGGAGCAGGCTAGCGCGTTTCTTGAACAACTTCCCCACGATGATGACATTGCTGTCGGCTACCGCGCAGAACTTGCCTTTATTCTCTCCGAAGTCATGACCTTGACTGCGGATTTCAACTTGCTCAAACGATCTTTTTTTCTCCTGACTGACCTCGGTGTGCTGGGTGAGCGCTTGTGCCTGTTTTTCCTCATGAAAAACGCAATTTCCATCAAACATGCGATGACGCTTTTGGAGGAACTGGAGCCGGAAAAGAAACTCCTGATGGTCAATGGTGTGTTTTCTTTGGTGCGTGATGTCGATCCGCTCCTGCTCTCGTGGGCCGAATCTACTTTGGAAAGCATGATTCATGAGGATCCGGAAGAATTGCTTGTTTTCATGGAGCGGTTAACGGAACGGCGAGAACCCGCTGTATCATCGGTTATTCAAAATGAACTCGCGAGTGGGCGTATGGGAGTTTGGCTTCAACAACTTCTCGCGCTCGATCTCGATGAAGAGCAAACGCTATTCATGGCAAAGACAGCCAGCCGGTTGCGCTCCGCAACGCTCGCCGGGTTGTTGAGCGTGCGTGCACAGCGTTGCCAAAGCACAGCCACCCAGGCGCAAATCATGCGTCTTATCACTGAGGACGATGAAACGCTCTGTCCTCGTGTTATCACCGGTGCTCGCCAATTCGTGAACCGTGCCGAGCCGGAAACCATGTTGGTGGGACTGGAAGTCCTTATCCGGAACAAAAGCGAAGAGGCTGCGACATATTTTGTCCAAGCGTATACCGAGATGCCGCAAATTCGGCGTCAACTTTGCGCTATGACAGCGCATTTTTCGGCGAATCTTTTCGGCCAGGTTGTCCCGCTGCTTCCCAAAACACTTTTGCCAAGTTTTTTGTTTTTTTGTCTGTATTTGGCAAGCCTTGTTGATGGGGAGTTTTTCGAAACACATTGCAACACCTACCAAGAAAACGCGAAATCTGAAGAGGAAAAGGAGGCGATTTCGCGTGTGCAGGAAGGGTATTCGGCGTATTATCAATCACTTTCCTCTCAAAGACGTCTGTTTCGGGAACGCAACCGCCAAATTCATGATGAACGGGTTGATATGGCGGTGGGAGAGCTGGGAAAAGATATCGGTTCCTTTGTACTTCTTTTAAAAGAAGCTGCAGCGAAGTTGACCGCTAAAGAGCCCAAAAAGCAAAAGCGATCGTGTCTTTTAGGCGAACCGGGGACGACAATCACGAAAGTCCGGGAGACCCATACGGTCTGTTCGGGACAAACAATTCAGGGCTTGAAGCTCGAAACGACGACAATCAAGCATACTGATCTTGGGGCAAGCCGCGTTCAGTCTGTAACATTTCGCAATTGCCTCTTGGACAATATTGATTTCACGAAAGCGTCGTTGACCAATGTTCGATTCGTCAATTGCACGCTGATCTATTGTCGTTTTCGTCAGGTGCGAATGGAGAAAGTCGTTTTTGACGAGTGCACGTTGAAAGGCGTGACATTCGGCGAGGCCGAATCAACAGGTTTGGCCATGCGTCATTGCATACTCGAAGAGTGCGATTTTTATGGAGCGTGGTGTCATGAACCCATTTTTTTAGGATGCCAATGTTCGGTTTCCGCTTTTGGATTGAGTGCTTGGAGTCATGGAGTCTTTGACGCGCTGACATTTACCGATTGTCTGTTTGAGAAAACGTTACTCGAAACCATGCGCGTTCAGAATTGTCGTGTCTTGGCGTGTATATTTCTCGGAGTGCGTTTCTTCAATCTGGATACGAATTCGGCGGTGTTTGAACGACAGGTTGTCTCAACGGTAACGCGTCTGTTTGCAGCAGCTGCCAATACATCTTCCCCAAAACCTCATGACGTTTTAAGACAAAAGTCAGGAATGCGTTTTGTTCTCAAACTGTTGTCTCAATGGTTTTTCGAACGCGACATGAGACGACGCAAAACGCGATATCTTGAAATGAATGCACGACGTCTGGAATGGGCAGCTCAAAAAATGGGGGACCGGAAGGCAGCGTTTCTGTCCATGCTCCCCGGGCTGCTTTCATTTGGTGGGGTACAGGAGGGGCGCGATATTCTCTCCGGACCTGCCTGTCGGATAACCGGGTGGCGACCTTCATTAGAAACGCGAAAGCAGCTTATCGAATTTTATGGTGCTCAGGCTGTCAAAACAGGTGAAGCAGCAACGCGGGAAAGCACCATGGAACTCGCCGCAATATATACGATTGGTTCCATCGGTACCATTGCACAGACGGAAGCATCCGACCTTGATATCTGGATTTGTTTTGAGTCTGATCAGGTTGAGGCTGATGCGCTCGGTTCGTTTAGACGCAAAGTTCTTACCCTCGAAGCAATTGCTGCAGAAACGTTTTCCCTGGAAGTTCACTTTTTTTTGATGGATTTACAGAAAGTTCGAGAGAATGATTTTGGCTTCAGCGACGAAGAAAGTTGTGGCTCGACACAGTCGCTTTTACTGAAAGAGGAGTTTTATCGTACCGGTGTCCATGTTGCTGGTCGATATCCCGCATGGTGGTTAGTGCCCCCAGGAGCAGATGAGCGTCTTCAGCAAAGAACGTGGGATCGAATTCAGGCTTCTCCGACATTACGCAGTCAAACTCTGGTCGACCTGGGGGGGCTTCGCCCCATTCCGAAAGCCGAATTTTTCGGCGCAGCATTATGGCAAATCGTCAAGTCACTCAAAAGCCCCTTCAAATCGGCGCTAAAGTTTGGGCTTTTAGAAAAATATTACATGGGAGAAGACACGACAGTCTTCTTATGTGACAAAATTAAAGAAAATATTTTTTCCGGATCACGCGATGTTTGGGATATCGATGCATATGCCATGCTCTTTCGTGAAGTTGACCGATTTTATAGCAAAACCGCCCAGGCAGAAGCCAAGCGCTTGATGCAACTCGCGTTTATTCAAAAAAATGGATGGACTGGACGCCGCGATGGACAGCAGGGAAAGCCAGGAGCGAACGGTTCGGCATTCATAGAATATTTTTTCCCGGCAAGCGAAGTTCCGATTGCCTCAGAATTGATGGCGGAAACGGGGCGTGTGGCTGACGCACAAAAGGGGATTCGTTTTACGACCTTGCTTGCCACGGGGAATCAAATTGCAAGCTACCTGTTTTCAACCTATGAACGGCTCTTACAATACCGTGATTCCAAAGCTCGTGAGCTGCATATCAATGATCAAGATCTGACACGGGTTGGTCGAACGATTATCAGCGCCTTTGAAAAAAAACCGAATAAAGTCATGCGCGTTCCGTTCGTCAATCCGCCTCGTGCTTTTTTGGAAGGATTGAAATTTAACGGTGTTCATGTTGGCAATACTGCATCATGGTCTGTTGATGGCGAGTGTGCTGGGTCAGGGAAAAAAGAGGCAAGTGAAGAATTTCGTCGCGATGGCAATCTTGTTCGGCTGGCGCTATGGCTTGTCGTCAATGATATCTATTCACCTCGCCTTTATGTTCATGGGAAAAATATTTTGGCTCCGGTGTCACTTCCCGATATTCAGGAACTTTTGGAAACCCTTCGGCGTTTTTTCCCCATTGATGAGGTGTTACATCCCGCGTTGGGAGAAAGTTCCAGGTCGGAACGCGTTACGAGAGTCCTTGTGATTTATAATTTTTTTGCACCGCGTGAGGACAAGACTATATGCGACGCGGTTATTGTTTTTTCGACGAATTGGGGGGAAATTTTTTGTCGTGTCGATCCACAAAATATCGATGATTTGGAAAAAGCCCCACTTGCTTTTTTAGACAAGAATTTGGATAGGCCGCTTGGTCCTGACGCCATGCTCGATGCGGTTTGTCCAGCAAAATCCATGTGTCCGCGCGTTAATATCGCTCTTTTTGCGTAA
- the thpR gene encoding RNA 2',3'-cyclic phosphodiesterase, with amino-acid sequence MPRLFIGIPASDQAKSALTACIQNAKPLLHSSLTWSKPVSWHLTLKFLGDIAPDKTEDIASILASINFAPFSIHLSGGGYFPDIRRPRVAWVGVSTGKEQLITLAKDIENELVRLGYEPETRPFRPHWTICRIKRPSRQDNWNEFEQTITKMPWPEMIIDAFTLFESRLTPHGAIHTALAQYDADDA; translated from the coding sequence ATGCCCCGACTCTTCATTGGTATTCCGGCATCAGATCAGGCAAAGTCGGCGTTAACGGCATGTATCCAAAATGCAAAGCCTCTTTTACACTCCTCACTCACGTGGTCAAAACCGGTTTCCTGGCATCTTACACTTAAATTTCTCGGTGATATCGCCCCAGATAAGACAGAAGACATCGCGAGCATATTAGCATCCATCAACTTTGCTCCTTTTTCCATTCATCTATCTGGCGGGGGCTATTTTCCAGACATACGCCGCCCTCGTGTTGCATGGGTCGGGGTCTCCACAGGCAAGGAACAGCTTATCACGTTGGCGAAAGATATCGAAAATGAACTTGTCCGTCTTGGGTATGAACCTGAAACACGTCCCTTTCGTCCACATTGGACCATTTGTCGAATAAAACGTCCGTCACGACAGGACAATTGGAATGAGTTCGAACAAACCATTACAAAAATGCCATGGCCAGAAATGATAATTGATGCATTTACGCTCTTTGAAAGTCGTCTCACGCCTCACGGCGCCATCCATACGGCTTTGGCTCAATACGACGCCGATGACGCATAA
- the cmk gene encoding (d)CMP kinase, which yields MIVTIDGPAGVGKTTLASKTASYFHLTYLDTGAMFRSAALALGPGVHELPETVIAAALSKLDYTLQGTGPDAVLLLNGVPLSEDIRTEEAGNAASALAKSTSVRSAMVKAQRRMAQHGNLVAEGRDMGTVVFPEAECKIFLDADPAIRAQRRFLQLQAMNKPADLQRIEQQVRARDERDRNRAIAPLKPADDAVIIDTSTLDIDGVFRAIVHCVESVQS from the coding sequence ATGATAGTGACCATCGATGGACCGGCCGGGGTTGGTAAAACAACCCTTGCCTCCAAAACAGCCAGCTATTTTCACCTGACCTATCTCGACACAGGGGCAATGTTCCGCTCGGCAGCGCTTGCTCTCGGTCCTGGAGTCCATGAACTTCCCGAGACCGTGATTGCTGCCGCGTTGTCTAAATTGGACTATACTCTCCAGGGCACAGGCCCCGATGCAGTACTCCTCCTGAATGGAGTCCCTCTGTCTGAAGACATCCGCACGGAAGAGGCCGGCAATGCCGCATCCGCTTTGGCAAAAAGTACCTCGGTACGTTCAGCTATGGTCAAAGCCCAACGCCGCATGGCCCAACATGGCAACCTCGTGGCCGAAGGTCGTGATATGGGAACCGTGGTGTTCCCGGAAGCAGAGTGTAAAATTTTTCTTGATGCCGATCCGGCTATACGTGCACAAAGACGGTTTCTTCAGCTCCAGGCCATGAACAAACCCGCTGACCTTCAACGTATCGAACAGCAGGTGCGCGCACGTGACGAACGTGATCGCAACCGAGCTATTGCCCCGCTCAAGCCTGCGGACGATGCAGTCATCATTGACACATCCACATTGGATATCGACGGCGTTTTTCGCGCCATTGTTCATTGCGTGGAAAGCGTCCAATCATAA